From one Thalassospira lucentensis genomic stretch:
- the rpsA gene encoding 30S ribosomal protein S1 produces the protein MTTAEEAQFSTGEDFAALLAESLGSEDEGFIGRVMTGTVVKTTDDDAIVDVGLKSEGRVPLKEFGAGDVNIGDTVDVYVDRYENKDGLIVLSREKARREEAWVELEKQFNEGKRVDGTIFGRVKGGFTVDLSGAVAFLPGSQVDIRPVRDVTPLMNNPQPFQILKMDRSRGNIVVSRRAVLEETRAEQRAELIQNLQEGQVLDGVVKNITDYGAFVDLGGVDGLLHVTDIAWKRINHPSEALQIGQTVKVQVIRFNSETQRISLGMKQLEADPWEGVEAKYPVGSKFEGRVTNITDYGAFVELEAGVEGLVHVSEMSWTKKNIHPGKIVSTSQEVEVMVLDVDAQKRRISLGLKQCTSNPWDAFLAAHPVESEIEGEVKNITEFGLFIGLLGGIDGMAHLSDLSWDRAGEEVIKEYKKGDIVKAKVLDVDVEKERISLGIKQLSGDPFKEAVTGIKRGETVTCEITEVNDGGIEVAVGGTDLKGFIRKAELARDRSDQRPERFAVGEKVDARVTTIDAKTRKVTLSVKALEVADEKKAMADYGSADSGASLGDILGEALRKKQEGAE, from the coding sequence ATGACAACCGCTGAAGAAGCACAATTCTCCACCGGCGAAGATTTCGCCGCCCTGCTGGCCGAAAGCCTCGGTTCTGAAGACGAAGGCTTTATTGGCCGCGTGATGACCGGTACGGTCGTCAAAACCACCGACGACGATGCAATCGTCGATGTGGGTCTGAAGTCCGAAGGCCGCGTGCCGCTCAAAGAATTTGGCGCAGGCGACGTTAATATCGGCGATACCGTTGATGTTTATGTCGATCGCTATGAAAACAAAGATGGCCTAATCGTTCTGTCGCGTGAAAAAGCGCGTCGCGAAGAAGCCTGGGTCGAGCTTGAAAAACAGTTCAACGAAGGCAAACGCGTTGACGGTACCATCTTTGGTCGTGTTAAAGGCGGCTTCACTGTTGACCTGTCGGGCGCCGTGGCATTCCTGCCGGGCAGCCAGGTTGACATCCGTCCGGTTCGCGACGTTACCCCGCTGATGAACAATCCGCAGCCGTTCCAGATCCTGAAAATGGATCGTTCGCGCGGTAACATCGTGGTTTCGCGTCGTGCCGTTCTCGAAGAGACCCGTGCTGAACAGCGCGCCGAACTGATCCAGAACCTTCAGGAAGGTCAGGTTCTTGACGGCGTTGTCAAAAACATCACCGATTACGGCGCATTCGTCGATCTCGGCGGTGTTGACGGCCTGCTGCACGTCACCGACATCGCATGGAAGCGTATCAACCATCCGTCTGAAGCACTTCAGATCGGTCAGACCGTCAAGGTTCAGGTTATCCGCTTCAACAGCGAAACCCAGCGTATCTCGCTTGGCATGAAACAGCTTGAAGCTGATCCGTGGGAAGGTGTCGAAGCTAAATATCCGGTCGGTTCGAAATTCGAAGGCCGTGTCACCAACATCACCGATTACGGCGCATTCGTCGAACTCGAAGCTGGTGTCGAAGGTCTGGTCCACGTTTCCGAAATGTCCTGGACCAAGAAAAACATTCACCCGGGTAAAATCGTTTCGACCTCGCAGGAAGTCGAAGTCATGGTGCTCGACGTCGATGCACAGAAACGCCGTATCTCGCTTGGTCTCAAGCAGTGCACCTCGAATCCGTGGGATGCCTTCCTGGCTGCTCATCCGGTCGAGTCCGAGATCGAAGGCGAAGTCAAGAACATCACCGAATTCGGTCTGTTCATTGGCCTTCTGGGTGGTATCGACGGTATGGCTCACCTCTCGGACCTGTCATGGGACCGCGCTGGTGAAGAAGTCATCAAAGAATACAAAAAAGGTGACATCGTCAAAGCCAAGGTTCTTGACGTTGACGTCGAGAAAGAGCGTATCTCGCTTGGCATCAAACAGCTTTCAGGTGACCCGTTCAAAGAAGCCGTTACCGGCATCAAACGCGGTGAAACCGTAACCTGTGAAATCACCGAAGTTAACGACGGTGGTATCGAGGTTGCTGTTGGTGGCACCGATCTTAAAGGCTTCATCCGTAAGGCTGAACTCGCACGTGACCGTTCGGACCAGCGTCCGGAACGTTTCGCGGTTGGCGAGAAAGTCGATGCGCGTGTTACTACGATCGACGCCAAAACCCGTAAGGTTACCCTCTCGGTCAAAGCTCTCGAAGTTGCTGACGAGAAGAAAGCCATGGCGGATTACGGTTCGGCTGACAGCGGTGCATCGCTTGGCGATATCCTTGGCGAAGCACTTCGCAAGAAACAGGAAGGTGCCGAATAA
- the sppA gene encoding signal peptide peptidase SppA: MALDADILLDRRRLKKSIFRWRVLAVVAIIIAIVVAFARSGADDVVWGNIGPRIVEVNIEGVITEDPYLLDALEQIEGDSDVAGLIVHINSPGGTMVGGEALFESLRRIGETRPIVAEMGTVAASGGYMTAIAADHIIAHRGTVTGSIGVIFQSMNFTGTLEKLGVEPLTVKSGPLKAVPNPFEPTDDAARTAMESLISDMFGVFVDMVAERRGMDTETVRQLADGRVYTGQQAVANGLIDEIGGRREALRWLQDEMGVSPDAAVVPLEIDYPEDSIMTALFEGNIGKMLSSEGLKLDGLLTVWQPE; encoded by the coding sequence ATGGCACTTGATGCCGATATCCTTCTTGATCGTCGACGTTTGAAAAAATCGATTTTCCGCTGGCGGGTGCTGGCGGTGGTCGCAATCATCATTGCCATCGTGGTGGCCTTTGCGCGCAGCGGTGCGGACGACGTGGTGTGGGGCAATATTGGCCCGCGCATTGTCGAGGTGAATATCGAAGGGGTGATTACCGAGGATCCCTACCTTCTTGATGCGCTGGAGCAGATTGAGGGAGACAGCGATGTCGCGGGTCTGATCGTCCATATCAACAGCCCTGGCGGTACGATGGTCGGTGGCGAGGCGCTTTTTGAGAGTCTGCGCAGGATTGGCGAAACCCGTCCGATCGTTGCCGAAATGGGAACTGTTGCCGCGTCTGGTGGTTACATGACGGCAATTGCCGCTGACCACATCATCGCACATCGCGGAACGGTGACCGGATCGATTGGTGTGATTTTCCAGTCGATGAACTTTACCGGCACATTGGAAAAACTGGGTGTAGAGCCGCTGACGGTTAAAAGTGGCCCGCTTAAAGCCGTTCCGAACCCGTTCGAACCGACGGATGATGCCGCGCGAACGGCTATGGAAAGCCTGATTTCAGACATGTTTGGCGTGTTTGTCGACATGGTTGCCGAACGACGCGGTATGGATACCGAAACCGTGCGTCAACTGGCCGATGGCCGGGTTTATACCGGCCAGCAGGCTGTTGCCAATGGCCTGATCGACGAGATTGGTGGTCGTCGCGAAGCTTTGCGCTGGCTGCAGGACGAAATGGGAGTATCGCCGGATGCGGCAGTCGTGCCGCTCGAAATTGATTATCCGGAAGACTCCATTATGACGGCATTGTTCGAAGGAAACATCGGAAAAATGCTGTCATCTGAGGGGCTTAAACTTGACGGTTTGCTGACTGTCTGGCAACCTGAGTGA
- the ihfB gene encoding integration host factor subunit beta, translating into MTKSELIARLAEMNPHLYQRDVERIVATIFDEITEALARGDRVELRGFGAFSVKQRDSRVGRNPRTGEAVPVGEKKVPYFKTGKQLRERLN; encoded by the coding sequence ATGACAAAATCAGAACTGATCGCCCGGCTGGCTGAGATGAACCCTCATCTGTATCAGCGCGATGTTGAGCGGATCGTGGCGACGATCTTTGACGAAATTACCGAAGCGCTGGCACGCGGGGATCGTGTCGAGCTGCGTGGTTTTGGCGCATTTTCCGTAAAGCAGCGTGATTCCCGGGTCGGACGCAATCCGCGTACCGGTGAAGCCGTACCTGTGGGCGAGAAAAAGGTTCCCTATTTCAAAACTGGCAAGCAGTTGCGCGAACGTCTTAACTGA
- a CDS encoding LapA family protein has protein sequence MRILYWIISIPLAILIAIFAVSNRALVTLSLWPLPYEIDMPLFLPIMAALLIGLGIGLTYEWFVHGKHRRAVKRMDSELRRLRPDETGSDISNDHKVISQQKAS, from the coding sequence ATGCGCATTCTTTACTGGATCATCTCCATCCCGCTTGCGATCCTGATTGCGATTTTTGCCGTGTCGAACCGGGCGCTGGTGACGTTGTCATTGTGGCCCTTGCCTTATGAAATTGACATGCCGCTTTTCCTGCCGATCATGGCGGCATTGTTGATCGGGCTTGGTATCGGGTTGACGTATGAATGGTTCGTACATGGCAAACATCGCCGTGCCGTCAAGCGGATGGATAGCGAGCTGCGCCGACTGCGTCCGGATGAAACCGGCAGCGACATATCGAATGATCACAAGGTGATCAGCCAGCAAAAGGCATCCTGA
- the pyrF gene encoding orotidine-5'-phosphate decarboxylase yields MTDKLAPHDRIFCAIDTTDLAHAIDLASNLSGVIGGAKLGKEFFAAHGPQGVREVAKAGLPIFLDVKYHDIPNTVAGAIRAVTPLGLKIVNVHATGGFEMMKRAGEAARETADKAGVDAPWVIAVTVLTSLDQGDLDDVGLAGPISERVVKLAELTQKAGLDGVVCSAQEITAVRAACGPDFKLITPGIRPAWSSSDDQKRIVTPRDAVAMGTDVMVIGRPITKADDPVKAAKRIVDELF; encoded by the coding sequence ATGACCGATAAGCTTGCCCCGCACGATCGCATTTTTTGCGCCATTGATACCACTGATCTTGCTCATGCAATTGATCTGGCTTCAAATCTGTCCGGGGTGATTGGCGGCGCGAAGCTTGGCAAGGAATTCTTTGCAGCCCACGGCCCGCAGGGTGTCCGTGAAGTCGCCAAGGCCGGATTGCCGATTTTTCTGGACGTCAAGTATCACGATATTCCCAACACGGTTGCCGGTGCCATCCGCGCGGTAACGCCCCTTGGTCTCAAGATCGTGAATGTTCATGCGACGGGAGGCTTTGAAATGATGAAGCGTGCCGGGGAAGCGGCACGTGAAACTGCTGACAAGGCGGGTGTCGATGCTCCGTGGGTGATTGCCGTAACGGTCCTGACCAGCCTTGATCAGGGTGATCTTGATGATGTCGGTCTGGCTGGACCGATCAGCGAGCGTGTCGTCAAACTTGCGGAACTGACCCAAAAGGCAGGTCTGGACGGAGTTGTGTGCTCCGCACAGGAAATTACCGCAGTACGTGCTGCCTGTGGACCGGATTTCAAATTGATCACCCCGGGTATTCGTCCGGCCTGGTCAAGTTCTGATGATCAAAAACGTATCGTCACACCGCGGGACGCCGTTGCGATGGGCACAGATGTGATGGTAATCGGGCGCCCGATTACCAAGGCCGACGATCCGGTTAAAGCTGCAAAACGTATCGTTGACGAACTTTTCTGA
- a CDS encoding MFS transporter, which produces MTTAVARTGFFENLPILALALASFGIGTTEFVIMGLLPDVAADLGVSIPDAGLLVTGYALGVTFGAPFLAIATSKMDRRHALMMLIAIFIIGNFLCAIAPDYWLLMAARVVTAFCHGAFFGLGAVVAANLVAPHKRVQAIALMFSGLTLANVLGVPFGTALGQELGWRSTFWAVVGIGMVAAVALYFCLPRKIAATGGSLMAEARALLKTQVIFAMLISVLAAASMFSVFTYITPMLQNITGISARQVTYVLLLFGAGLTIGNYIGGRLGDWRLMPAIIATFVLLIAILVVFAETITNVIPAVATVFVWGVVSFALVSPLQMRVVNEATDAPNLASTLNQGAFNLGNAAGAWFGGIAITQGVSYQDIPWLGAGIAVIALLFSIWSHLIDRPDEVFIETTANA; this is translated from the coding sequence ATGACAACTGCTGTTGCCCGCACAGGTTTCTTTGAAAACCTTCCGATCCTTGCCCTCGCCCTTGCATCCTTCGGGATCGGGACGACCGAGTTTGTCATTATGGGCTTGTTGCCGGATGTGGCGGCCGATCTTGGTGTCAGCATTCCCGATGCCGGGTTGTTGGTAACCGGTTATGCGCTGGGTGTTACGTTTGGTGCGCCGTTCCTTGCGATTGCAACGTCCAAAATGGATCGTCGGCATGCTTTGATGATGCTCATCGCGATTTTCATCATTGGCAATTTCCTGTGCGCGATTGCACCGGATTACTGGCTTCTGATGGCGGCCCGCGTGGTTACTGCTTTCTGCCATGGGGCGTTTTTTGGTCTGGGTGCGGTGGTTGCAGCTAACCTGGTTGCACCGCATAAACGGGTTCAGGCCATTGCCCTGATGTTTTCGGGGCTTACTCTTGCCAATGTGCTTGGGGTTCCGTTTGGTACGGCTCTCGGTCAGGAACTGGGTTGGCGTTCGACTTTCTGGGCGGTTGTTGGGATCGGTATGGTTGCGGCTGTCGCGCTTTATTTCTGTTTGCCACGCAAGATCGCGGCGACGGGTGGCAGTTTGATGGCGGAAGCCCGTGCGCTGCTTAAAACCCAGGTTATATTTGCCATGCTGATCAGTGTTCTGGCCGCGGCCAGCATGTTCAGCGTGTTTACCTATATCACTCCGATGCTGCAGAATATCACCGGCATTTCAGCGCGACAGGTAACCTATGTGCTGTTGCTGTTCGGCGCAGGTTTGACGATTGGCAACTATATCGGTGGCCGTCTGGGTGATTGGCGCCTGATGCCCGCGATCATTGCGACGTTTGTTCTGCTGATTGCGATACTGGTCGTATTTGCTGAAACGATCACCAATGTGATCCCGGCTGTGGCAACGGTTTTTGTCTGGGGTGTGGTTTCCTTTGCACTGGTGTCCCCCCTTCAGATGCGGGTGGTCAACGAAGCGACCGATGCACCGAACCTTGCGTCGACCCTTAATCAGGGGGCATTCAATCTGGGTAATGCTGCGGGTGCCTGGTTTGGTGGTATCGCAATTACGCAGGGCGTTTCCTATCAGGATATCCCTTGGCTTGGCGCGGGAATTGCCGTGATCGCGTTGCTGTTTTCGATCTGGAGCCACCTGATTGACCGTCCTGACGAAGTCTTTATCGAGACGACTGCCAATGCCTGA
- a CDS encoding TSUP family transporter, whose protein sequence is MEFGVDLLLILFAVAAFAGMVDSIAGGGGLITIPALLWAGITPAQALATNKLQGSFGSLTSSINFIRKGYVDPRDMVLAIVLTFAGSALGTVLVQMLDASILLKILPALLILIALYFLFSPRVGDIDAHQVISKSVFAFTAGFGIGFYDGFFGPGTGSFFSIAFVALLGFNMTKATAHTKVLNFTSNFASLVMFIAGGEVVWMIGLVMAVGSLIGAQIGSHLVMKVGARLVRPLLVVTSVAISIKLIIDQYGSTISQYWDQMRVWIG, encoded by the coding sequence ATGGAATTTGGCGTTGATCTTTTACTGATACTTTTTGCGGTCGCCGCGTTCGCCGGCATGGTTGATTCAATTGCCGGCGGCGGCGGATTGATTACCATCCCGGCCCTGCTTTGGGCGGGTATTACACCGGCACAGGCCTTGGCGACCAACAAGCTGCAGGGCAGCTTTGGCAGCCTGACATCTTCAATCAACTTTATCCGCAAAGGCTATGTCGATCCCCGCGATATGGTATTGGCAATCGTCCTGACATTTGCAGGGTCGGCACTTGGTACCGTGCTGGTGCAGATGCTTGATGCCAGCATCCTGCTTAAAATCCTTCCGGCTCTGTTGATCCTGATTGCGCTTTATTTTCTTTTCTCGCCACGCGTTGGCGATATTGACGCGCATCAGGTTATCAGCAAGTCGGTCTTTGCCTTTACCGCAGGCTTTGGCATCGGCTTTTACGATGGCTTTTTCGGACCGGGTACCGGATCGTTCTTTTCCATCGCTTTTGTCGCTTTGCTTGGTTTCAACATGACAAAGGCAACAGCCCACACCAAGGTTTTGAACTTTACATCAAATTTCGCATCGCTTGTGATGTTCATTGCAGGGGGCGAAGTTGTCTGGATGATCGGCCTTGTCATGGCTGTCGGCTCATTGATCGGGGCCCAGATCGGATCTCATCTGGTGATGAAAGTCGGTGCAAGGCTGGTGCGGCCGCTTCTGGTTGTTACCTCGGTTGCCATTTCGATAAAGCTGATCATCGATCAGTATGGCAGCACCATCAGCCAGTATTGGGATCAAATGCGGGTCTGGATCGGATAG
- the mutM gene encoding bifunctional DNA-formamidopyrimidine glycosylase/DNA-(apurinic or apyrimidinic site) lyase yields the protein MPELPEVETVTRGLTPVMEGFVVDHVVQRRPNLRFPFPENFVGRMAGRRINQLTRRAKYILGYLDDGQVLLVHLGMSGRMTIFDDPAVGVPAPAKHDHVDFVMQGGAVVRFTDPRRFGVITLIAADEVATHKMLAGIGPEPLGNSFNAAVLATGIARRASPIKTVLLDQRLVAGLGNIYVCEALFRSGIAPDRLAKDLKQDEIERLYREIRLVLEDAIAAGGSSLKDHRQANGELGYFQHSFRVYGREGESCTADGCESVVGRIVQAGRSTFFCPTCQK from the coding sequence ATGCCCGAATTACCTGAAGTCGAAACGGTGACACGCGGTTTGACGCCGGTGATGGAAGGGTTTGTCGTTGATCACGTTGTTCAGCGCCGCCCGAACCTGCGTTTTCCGTTTCCGGAAAACTTTGTGGGGCGGATGGCGGGACGTCGGATCAATCAGCTGACCCGTCGGGCGAAATATATTCTGGGCTATCTGGATGACGGGCAGGTTTTGCTGGTTCATTTGGGAATGTCCGGCCGCATGACGATCTTCGATGATCCTGCTGTGGGTGTTCCAGCTCCGGCAAAGCATGATCATGTCGATTTTGTCATGCAGGGGGGCGCTGTGGTTCGGTTTACTGATCCCCGCCGGTTTGGTGTTATCACCCTGATTGCGGCTGATGAGGTTGCAACCCACAAGATGCTGGCTGGCATCGGGCCGGAGCCATTGGGTAACAGTTTCAACGCCGCCGTCCTGGCCACAGGAATCGCCAGACGGGCAAGCCCGATCAAGACTGTGTTGCTTGATCAGCGACTGGTCGCAGGGCTTGGCAATATATATGTGTGCGAAGCATTGTTCCGGTCGGGCATCGCACCGGACCGTCTGGCCAAGGATTTGAAACAGGACGAGATCGAACGTCTTTATCGTGAAATCCGTTTGGTTCTTGAGGACGCGATTGCCGCCGGTGGGTCCAGCCTTAAAGATCATCGTCAGGCCAATGGCGAGCTGGGTTATTTCCAGCACAGCTTCCGGGTTTATGGTCGGGAAGGCGAAAGCTGCACCGCGGATGGCTGCGAAAGCGTCGTGGGCAGGATTGTTCAGGCTGGTCGATCAACCTTCTTCTGCCCTACTTGCCAGAAATAG
- a CDS encoding enoyl-CoA hydratase, whose protein sequence is MSYENIIAEVKGNVGLITLNRPQALNALCAALITDIGGALDQFENDENIRAIVITGSERAFAAGADIKEMADYDYMDVYKSDFITKGWTRVASCRKPVIAAVAGFALGGGCELAMMCDIILAADTAKFGQPEITIGTIPGAGGTQRLTRAIGKSKAMEMCLTGRMMDAEEAERSGLVARVVPADSLMEEAMKLADKIASFSGPVLMKVKESVSKSYEMSLTEGLMFERREFHSTFALDDRAEGMKAFAEKRKPDFKHR, encoded by the coding sequence ATGTCTTACGAGAACATCATTGCCGAGGTTAAGGGCAATGTCGGCCTGATCACTCTTAATCGTCCCCAGGCTTTGAACGCGCTTTGTGCGGCATTGATCACCGACATCGGTGGGGCGCTTGATCAGTTCGAAAATGACGAAAACATTCGCGCCATCGTCATTACCGGATCGGAACGGGCCTTTGCGGCCGGGGCCGATATCAAGGAAATGGCCGATTATGATTATATGGATGTCTATAAGAGCGACTTCATCACCAAGGGCTGGACACGGGTGGCGAGCTGCCGCAAGCCGGTTATTGCCGCGGTAGCGGGCTTTGCGCTTGGCGGCGGTTGCGAGCTTGCGATGATGTGCGACATCATTCTTGCTGCGGATACGGCAAAGTTCGGTCAGCCGGAAATCACCATCGGAACCATTCCGGGTGCTGGTGGGACGCAGCGCCTTACGCGTGCCATTGGCAAATCCAAAGCAATGGAAATGTGCCTTACCGGTCGGATGATGGATGCTGAAGAAGCAGAACGCTCGGGACTCGTCGCACGAGTCGTCCCGGCCGACTCGCTTATGGAAGAAGCGATGAAACTGGCTGATAAAATTGCTTCTTTCTCTGGCCCGGTTCTGATGAAGGTGAAGGAGAGTGTCAGCAAGTCTTATGAAATGTCTCTGACCGAAGGTCTGATGTTTGAACGTCGCGAGTTCCATTCGACATTTGCGCTCGATGACCGGGCCGAGGGCATGAAAGCCTTTGCTGAAAAGAGAAAACCGGATTTCAAGCATCGCTGA
- the rpsT gene encoding 30S ribosomal protein S20, with amino-acid sequence MAHHKSAKKRIRRNAARAEVNGARIGRIRTFVKKVEAALNVGDKDAALAALKVAEPEMARGAQLGVLHKNTVARKVSRLTARVKAL; translated from the coding sequence ATGGCTCACCATAAATCGGCCAAGAAGCGCATTCGCCGCAACGCCGCACGTGCAGAAGTTAATGGTGCACGCATCGGTCGCATTCGTACCTTCGTTAAGAAGGTCGAGGCTGCGCTGAACGTTGGCGACAAAGATGCCGCTCTGGCTGCGCTGAAAGTTGCAGAGCCGGAAATGGCACGTGGCGCGCAGCTCGGCGTTCTGCACAAGAACACCGTCGCTCGCAAGGTCTCGCGTCTGACCGCTCGCGTCAAAGCGCTTTAA
- the dnaA gene encoding chromosomal replication initiator protein DnaA codes for MQHAVRGTQSALGESNGGIPGDQQAALDDHAKATWQIVREKLRSEFGATAYRYWLDPVALIAVEAGVARLGAPTRAMRDWVTQHYLDRIQSFWHSEDENIHFVEIVVVQPANGNGQKSLPSSSASNSGAQSGNGSARGRISDDVTRLDKVANEVTDVEGSSPSYAGNAKGLVSGGRKAIGTMSDDGISAALDPRYTFDNFVIGKPNEFAYAAARRLAEAESVPFNPLFLYGGVGLGKTHLMHAIAWHIRRTQPHRTVIYLSAEKFMYRFIRALRDKNTVDFKDQFRSVDVLMVDDVQFISGKDSTQEEFFHTFNALVDQGRQIIVSADKSPSDLEDIEERLRSRLGSGLVADIHATTYELRLGILESKAERQNIELPQRVMEFLAHKITANVRELEGALNRVIAHAQLVGREISLEMVQDVLHDVLRASERRVSIEEIQKKVAEHFNIKVSDMHSARRARAVARPRQVAMYLSKQLTTHSLPEIGRKFGGRDHTTVMHAVRKIEELHVSDPSLSEDIDLLRRMLEG; via the coding sequence GTGCAGCACGCCGTTAGGGGAACGCAATCGGCACTCGGGGAGTCCAACGGGGGGATTCCGGGTGACCAGCAGGCGGCACTAGACGATCACGCGAAAGCGACATGGCAGATTGTTCGCGAAAAGCTTCGTTCGGAGTTTGGCGCGACAGCTTATCGCTATTGGCTTGATCCCGTCGCATTGATCGCGGTCGAAGCCGGTGTTGCGCGTCTTGGTGCGCCAACGCGTGCAATGCGTGACTGGGTAACTCAGCACTATCTGGATCGTATTCAGTCCTTCTGGCATTCCGAGGATGAGAACATCCATTTTGTCGAGATCGTTGTTGTTCAACCGGCGAATGGTAACGGTCAGAAAAGCCTGCCTTCTTCCTCCGCTTCGAATTCAGGTGCCCAGTCCGGGAATGGCAGTGCGCGTGGTCGCATCAGTGACGATGTCACACGACTGGATAAAGTCGCGAACGAGGTGACTGATGTCGAAGGTTCCAGTCCATCCTATGCGGGCAATGCAAAAGGTCTGGTTTCCGGCGGTCGCAAGGCAATTGGCACAATGTCCGATGACGGCATATCGGCCGCACTTGATCCGCGTTACACATTCGACAATTTCGTGATCGGCAAGCCGAACGAATTTGCCTATGCGGCAGCACGCCGCCTGGCCGAAGCCGAATCGGTGCCTTTCAACCCGCTGTTCCTTTATGGCGGTGTTGGCCTTGGTAAAACCCACCTTATGCATGCAATTGCGTGGCACATTCGCCGCACGCAGCCGCACCGCACGGTGATTTACCTGTCTGCCGAAAAATTTATGTACCGGTTCATCCGGGCTCTGCGTGACAAGAACACCGTTGATTTCAAAGATCAGTTCCGGTCTGTTGATGTGCTGATGGTCGATGATGTTCAGTTCATTTCCGGCAAGGACTCGACTCAGGAAGAATTCTTCCACACCTTCAATGCGCTGGTGGATCAGGGGCGTCAGATCATTGTATCCGCCGACAAATCACCTTCGGACCTTGAAGATATCGAGGAACGTTTGCGTTCGCGTCTTGGCTCAGGCCTTGTTGCTGATATTCATGCCACGACCTACGAGCTGCGTCTGGGCATCCTCGAATCGAAGGCGGAACGCCAGAATATCGAGCTGCCGCAGCGCGTGATGGAATTTCTGGCTCACAAGATCACCGCGAACGTGCGTGAACTCGAAGGTGCGCTGAACCGCGTCATTGCCCACGCACAGCTTGTCGGACGTGAAATCAGTCTCGAGATGGTTCAGGACGTGCTGCACGATGTTCTGCGTGCATCCGAACGCCGGGTTTCGATTGAGGAAATCCAGAAAAAAGTTGCCGAGCATTTCAATATCAAGGTGTCGGACATGCATTCCGCCCGTCGGGCCCGGGCCGTTGCCCGCCCGCGTCAGGTCGCGATGTATCTGTCCAAGCAATTGACGACGCATTCCCTGCCGGAAATCGGTCGCAAATTCGGTGGTCGTGACCACACGACCGTCATGCATGCCGTTCGCAAAATCGAAGAACTGCATGTGAGCGATCCTTCGCTGTCCGAGGATATCGACCTGCTGCGTCGCATGCTTGAAGGCTGA
- the dnaN gene encoding DNA polymerase III subunit beta gives MKLTIERAALLKSLTHVQSVVERRNTIPILSNILLRAENDQLSLTATDMDLEVIETTTAEVSEAGATTTPAHTLYEIVRKLPEGSQVQIALEPGAGRLTLSAGRSKFNLAVLPVDDFPVMSGGELPVSFGLAAAELRGLIDRAEFAISTEETRYYLNGIYFHATDAEGTKILRAVATDGHRLARVEAPLPDGAENMPGVIVPRKTVGELRKLIEETGEAVDIAMSDTKIRFGFGKAVLTSKLIDGTFPDYERVIPSGNDKTLDIECKAFADAVDRVSAISIEKSRAVKVVMSGNTLTLSASSPEHGTASEELEINYDADDIEIGFNSRYLLDIAKQVKGDTLNLLMSDGSSPTILRDTDDLSALYVLMPMRV, from the coding sequence ATGAAGCTGACCATTGAACGCGCGGCTCTGTTGAAATCTTTGACCCATGTTCAAAGTGTGGTCGAACGGCGCAATACCATTCCGATTCTGTCCAATATTTTGCTGCGGGCAGAGAATGATCAGCTGTCTTTGACTGCAACGGACATGGATCTTGAGGTGATTGAAACCACCACTGCAGAAGTCAGTGAAGCCGGTGCAACCACCACCCCCGCCCATACCCTTTACGAGATTGTCCGCAAGTTGCCGGAAGGCTCGCAGGTGCAAATCGCGCTTGAGCCGGGAGCAGGGCGTCTTACCCTGTCTGCTGGTCGTTCGAAATTCAATCTGGCGGTTCTTCCGGTTGATGACTTCCCGGTCATGTCCGGTGGTGAGCTTCCGGTCAGCTTTGGCCTTGCCGCGGCGGAACTTCGCGGTCTGATTGATCGTGCGGAATTTGCGATTTCGACCGAAGAGACCCGTTACTATCTGAATGGTATCTATTTCCATGCGACCGACGCAGAAGGAACCAAAATCCTGCGTGCTGTTGCAACTGATGGCCATCGTCTGGCTCGGGTCGAGGCACCGCTTCCCGATGGGGCGGAAAACATGCCCGGCGTTATTGTGCCGCGGAAAACCGTTGGCGAATTGCGCAAGCTGATCGAGGAAACCGGCGAAGCGGTAGACATCGCCATGTCCGACACCAAAATTCGCTTTGGTTTTGGCAAGGCAGTGCTGACCTCCAAGCTGATTGATGGCACCTTCCCGGATTACGAGCGTGTCATTCCGTCTGGCAATGACAAGACGCTTGATATCGAGTGCAAAGCCTTTGCCGATGCTGTTGATCGCGTTTCCGCTATTTCGATCGAAAAGTCGCGTGCGGTCAAAGTCGTCATGTCGGGGAATACCCTGACCCTTTCCGCGTCGAGCCCGGAACACGGAACCGCATCCGAGGAACTCGAAATCAACTATGATGCCGATGACATCGAAATCGGTTTCAATTCGCGTTATTTGCTCGATATCGCCAAGCAGGTAAAGGGCGACACCCTGAACCTTCTGATGTCGGACGGTTCATCACCAACCATTCTGCGTGATACCGATGATCTTTCGGCATTGTACGTTCTGATGCCGATGCGCGTCTGA